One part of the Rhodococcus oxybenzonivorans genome encodes these proteins:
- a CDS encoding flavin-containing monooxygenase, which translates to MVSATQPVECPVHDSREKVHVLVIGAGFGGLGTAMQLKQAGIDDFVVLDRASEVGGTWQVNTYPGAQCDIPSILYSFSFAPNPNWTRLYPLQPEIHDYLRACAEDFGIVPHLRLNCEVRDATWDDAAQVWHVTTDQGSWEARILVGAMGPFSEPAVPDLPGLDSFEGTVFHSAAWNHEHDLSGDRVAVVGTGASAVQIIPRIQPIAGSLTVFQRTPTWILPHPDQPMTGWPRTLFERIPLVQRLARTGLDLVQEAMVPGFVYRPALLKGLASLGRAHLKRQIRDPELRRKLTPTYAFGCKRPTFSNAYYPALAQPNAAVVTEGIREVRPNGIVTVDGTLHELDTIVMGTGFRLTDNPAFDVVRGRDGRTLAEAWDGNARAYLGTTISGFPNFFMLLGPNSVTYTSQVVTIEAQVKYILSALQQMEAQGMASIDVRPEVQQAFVDDVDERLQKSVWNAGGCASYYLSGEGRNFTFYPGFNRSFRARTRRADLAKYVTRRAGISSQPTVRTAG; encoded by the coding sequence ATGGTCAGCGCTACACAACCGGTTGAATGCCCGGTCCACGACAGTCGCGAGAAGGTGCATGTACTCGTCATCGGCGCCGGGTTCGGCGGGCTCGGAACGGCGATGCAGCTGAAACAAGCCGGCATCGACGATTTCGTCGTGCTCGATCGAGCGAGTGAGGTTGGTGGAACGTGGCAGGTCAACACCTACCCAGGGGCCCAGTGCGATATCCCGTCGATCCTGTACTCGTTTTCGTTCGCGCCGAATCCGAACTGGACGAGGTTGTACCCGCTGCAGCCTGAAATCCACGACTATCTGCGCGCCTGCGCCGAGGACTTCGGGATAGTGCCGCATCTGCGTCTGAATTGCGAGGTGCGGGACGCGACCTGGGACGACGCCGCGCAGGTCTGGCACGTGACGACCGATCAGGGGAGCTGGGAAGCCAGAATTCTCGTGGGGGCCATGGGTCCCTTCAGTGAACCGGCAGTCCCGGACCTACCCGGACTCGACAGCTTCGAGGGCACGGTCTTCCACTCCGCGGCGTGGAATCACGAGCACGATCTGTCCGGTGACAGAGTTGCCGTCGTCGGAACCGGCGCGTCGGCAGTGCAGATCATTCCGCGAATCCAGCCGATCGCCGGATCGTTGACGGTGTTCCAGCGGACTCCGACGTGGATACTCCCCCATCCCGACCAGCCGATGACCGGATGGCCCCGGACACTGTTCGAGCGGATACCCCTCGTCCAACGGCTCGCACGGACCGGACTCGATCTGGTGCAGGAGGCGATGGTCCCGGGGTTCGTGTATCGACCCGCACTGCTGAAAGGTCTCGCGAGCCTCGGCCGCGCGCACCTCAAACGCCAGATCCGAGACCCGGAACTGCGACGCAAGCTCACTCCCACGTATGCCTTCGGGTGTAAGCGTCCGACGTTCTCCAACGCCTACTATCCGGCACTGGCACAACCGAACGCCGCGGTGGTCACCGAGGGAATACGGGAAGTGCGACCGAACGGGATCGTGACCGTCGACGGCACGCTGCACGAACTCGACACGATCGTGATGGGCACCGGCTTCAGGCTGACCGACAATCCGGCGTTCGACGTGGTGCGCGGGCGGGACGGCCGCACGTTGGCCGAGGCCTGGGACGGCAATGCCCGGGCCTATCTCGGCACGACGATCAGCGGCTTTCCCAACTTCTTCATGCTGCTCGGCCCCAATTCCGTCACCTACACCTCCCAGGTGGTGACGATCGAGGCCCAGGTGAAATACATCCTGAGCGCTCTGCAGCAGATGGAAGCGCAGGGAATGGCAAGCATCGACGTCCGCCCGGAGGTGCAGCAGGCGTTCGTGGACGACGTGGACGAGCGTTTGCAGAAATCGGTGTGGAACGCCGGCGGCTGTGCCAGTTACTACCTGAGCGGTGAAGGCCGCAACTTCACCTTCTACCCGGGTTTCAACCGGAGTTTCCGTGCACGCACCCGGCGGGCGGACCTCGCCAAATACGTCACCCGACGAGCGGGAATCTCGTCGCAACCGACAGTGAGGACAGCAGGATGA